The following are encoded in a window of Staphylospora marina genomic DNA:
- a CDS encoding LysM peptidoglycan-binding domain-containing protein — MENPFAQLRFDISEKVRLHPQQPGIDTLLEMDLYPDVEIKDEGQHLKIQGYLRLSGTYLASKDSVETGAGDGERTEIPEEELRHELAYVIPVEITLPADRAEQNRILAEVESFDYSVLSPFELKIEAVLMIDGLIPDQKDVEAAREEEEELPEVPAFSGAPARPLTIQGSEDRQEEAEDPDRAEEPESRSGKEQPVFEGWDRGESPAESGALFPDTTGFRAGRPEEESPRGLSEEWESPVQHRGQPPEEFWKERQESRKFRDGDNDGHEPSQIRPEEADERHGLHEEAEGAVRKQTDWIRWLIGNKPEQFTPMRMVIVRKEESVNQLADRYEVSANQLIRVNRLTTDLLEEGQILHIPDRKNAP; from the coding sequence TTGGAAAACCCGTTTGCGCAACTTCGCTTTGACATCTCGGAAAAAGTGCGCCTGCATCCGCAACAGCCGGGCATTGACACCCTCCTGGAGATGGACCTGTATCCGGACGTGGAGATCAAAGATGAAGGACAACACCTGAAAATCCAAGGCTATCTCCGGTTGAGCGGTACGTACCTCGCCTCAAAAGATTCGGTTGAAACCGGGGCCGGGGATGGGGAGCGCACGGAAATACCGGAAGAAGAATTGCGGCACGAGCTGGCATACGTGATTCCGGTGGAAATCACCCTGCCGGCGGACCGGGCGGAGCAGAATCGCATCCTGGCCGAGGTAGAATCGTTTGATTACAGCGTGTTGTCTCCCTTTGAGCTGAAAATTGAGGCCGTTTTGATGATCGATGGTCTGATCCCGGATCAAAAGGACGTGGAGGCGGCCCGGGAGGAGGAAGAAGAATTGCCGGAGGTGCCCGCGTTCAGCGGGGCTCCCGCCAGACCGCTGACGATTCAAGGATCGGAGGATCGACAAGAAGAAGCGGAAGATCCTGATCGGGCGGAAGAGCCGGAATCCCGATCCGGGAAGGAACAACCGGTTTTTGAAGGATGGGACCGCGGAGAAAGTCCGGCCGAGTCGGGAGCCTTGTTCCCGGATACTACGGGATTCCGCGCGGGAAGGCCGGAAGAGGAGAGCCCCCGCGGCCTGAGTGAGGAATGGGAGTCTCCCGTTCAGCATCGGGGCCAACCCCCCGAAGAGTTTTGGAAAGAACGGCAGGAAAGCAGGAAGTTCCGGGACGGCGACAACGATGGTCACGAGCCGTCGCAAATTCGCCCGGAAGAAGCGGATGAGCGGCATGGGCTTCATGAAGAAGCGGAAGGAGCGGTGCGGAAACAGACGGATTGGATTCGCTGGCTCATCGGCAACAAACCGGAACAGTTCACCCCCATGCGGATGGTGATCGTCCGGAAAGAGGAGTCGGTCAACCAGCTGGCGGACCGATATGAAGTGTCCGCGAACCAGCTGATTCGAGTCAACCGGTTGACAACGGACCTTCTTGAAGAAGGTCAGATTCTTCATATTCCTGACCGAAAAAACGCGCCGTGA